AGAGGTCACCCTTGCCCGCGGCCCGCATCATGATGTGCTCGTCGATGTACTGCGTCCCGTGGATGTATTGGCGGTCCATTTCAGTCCCGCTGCCCTGGCGGATTTCGATAACCTTCCATCCATCATAATAATAGAACTCGGTCGCGTCGAGGTCACCCCGGTTTGACACGACTTTCTTGATTCTGCGCCCGGTACCGTCGTAGTCGGCGGTTTGGATTGTAACATCGTCCTGCTTGGCGCGGACCTTGACCAGGCGGTAGATCGGGGCGATCGGACATGGTCAACTTTCGAATTGGTGCATCAAGGTGCGCCCTACTCGGCTATCACTTTCCGTAGCGCGAGAGTAAAGGCATGCGAACCGCGTGTCTGGCGACACGCGAACCGCGATGCCCCACGGAGGATGAATGGTGCGTCGGGGGACGCACCCTACGAATCTGCGTCGCGGCCAGTACATGCCCCCGCACCACGATTCCGAAGGGTACCGACGGCCCTCCCATATACTGGATTTCGGCGCTCGCCGGAATTACGGGCGGAGGGGGAGTGGTGGAGAATGACGGGATCGGCGGCCGCATTGCGCCCCGGCTCGCTGCAACTGGAATTGCATCCGGTCGATTGCTAGAGTAGGCCTGCAACGTAGTGCGACGACGCACTCAAACCTACGGGTGGGGTGCCATGCTCAAGTCCGGCGTAGCCGGGCGCCGGTATGTCTTCCGTGGTACATGGCGGCGCTTCGCCTGGCCATGCCACCCCAAGAACAGGCTGCGTTGGAGCACTGGGGGTACAGGCCGGAGAAGGCGCAGTCGAATCGAGCCGCATGTCGGCGCTGACCGGATGACGATCGGCGTTGCCTGCAAAACGAAGGAGGCGGAGTTCATGCCCAGTCTCAAATCCCGGTATCAATACGAGGAGCGGCCACGCGGGGAGAAGTCGGCGGGTCGCTGGATGCGCGGGTTCCTCCGCGCGCCCCTATCGGGGCGAAGAGAAGGGGGAGAGGGGGCAGAAGATCGTGCACCAGTGACTGAAGTCACTGGCAACGAACATGCGCCCCGGTGGGGCGAAGAGGTGTTCGGGCATTCGTCACAAGAGGCATGCCCACGCCTCGAAGCGAAGCGTGGGCATGGCACCCGGCGCGGACCCGCCCGCGCGCCCCGGCGGGGCGAAGAGGCGTTTGATCCAAGACACGTTGCCTCACCCCGAAGCCAAGAGGTGCATCAAGATGCACCCTACCCGCGAACAGGTGCATCAAGATGCACACCACCTCGGGCTGGCAACGAACGAGCGCCCCGGCGGGGCGAAGAGGCGTCAAGAGGTGCATCAAGGTGCACGCTACCTCGGACAGGTGCATCAAGATGCACCCTACGTTTGCTGCTTGCGGTGGTTGTCGGATTGGGCGCTTGCGGGGCGGCGTTGGCCGGGCCGCCGCGTCCGGCGACCGACGATGAGGTCAAGGCGATGATCGCCGAGGCCGGCGATGCCGAGTCCTTCAAGGGGGCCGACATTGTTTACGTTCTGGACGAGGCGGACGTGTACGTGCGTCCCACGGGCGTGGCCACGACGGAAAGCCGGCAGGTGGTCAAGCTGCTCACCGAGAAGGGTGTGAAGGCGGAGTCGGTGCAACGCTTCGAGTTTGACCCGGCGACGAATCGCCTCCACGTTCGCGCGGCGCGTATCCATCGGGCGGACGGCACGATCGAGGACGTGGACGTGAGCGTGGTCACGCAGCCCGCCCGGCAATGGTCCATCTACTGGGGCAACCAGCAGCACGTGCTGGCGTTGCCGGGGTTGCAGGTGGGGGACAGCGTCGAGCTGCGGCTGAGCCGGACGGGGTACAACATCGCGTATCTACATGATGGGGGGATGTCGGCGGCCGACTATCGCGCGGCGGCGCTGGCATCGGCCGACGTGGACGGACTCACGCCGCCCATGCCCGGCGAGTGGTTCGAGGTCACGCTGTTTCAGTCAGGAGATCCGATTCTACACAAGCGTTACTCGGTGCACATGCCCAAGGACATGCCGGTGCAATACGAGGTGTACAACGGTCCGCTGCGTAATTCCCTGTGGTTCGACGGCGACTACCACATCTACACGTGGACGGCGGACGACATCCCGGCGGTGAAGCGCGAGCCGCACATGGTGGCGCTGGACGACGCCGTTCCCAAGGTGGTCATGGCTACGGTGGGGACGTGGGAGGAGAAGTCGCGCTGGTTCTACGAGGCGAACGAGGGGCAGTTCGCGGCCGACGACGCGATTCGCGCCAAGGTGCGGGAGCTTATCGAGGGGCTCGACACCGACGAGGATAAGATCGCGGCGCTTCAACATTGGGTGGCGGACAACGTTCGTTACTACGGCACATCGCGAGGTCCGTGTGAAGGATTCACGATTCATCGAAGCGTCGAGACGTTTCAGGATCGTGGCGGCGTGTGCAAGGACAAGGCGGGCATGCTCGTGACCATGCTTCGCGTGGCAGGGTTCGATGCGTACGCGGCGCTGACCATGGCGGGATCGCGGGTGGAGGCGATACCGGCCGATCAGTTCAACCACACGGTAACCATTCTGCGCAAGAAGGACGGCACGTTCATGATC
The genomic region above belongs to Phycisphaerae bacterium and contains:
- a CDS encoding DUF3857 domain-containing protein, coding for MLLAVVVGLGACGAALAGPPRPATDDEVKAMIAEAGDAESFKGADIVYVLDEADVYVRPTGVATTESRQVVKLLTEKGVKAESVQRFEFDPATNRLHVRAARIHRADGTIEDVDVSVVTQPARQWSIYWGNQQHVLALPGLQVGDSVELRLSRTGYNIAYLHDGGMSAADYRAAALASADVDGLTPPMPGEWFEVTLFQSGDPILHKRYSVHMPKDMPVQYEVYNGPLRNSLWFDGDYHIYTWTADDIPAVKREPHMVALDDAVPKVVMATVGTWEEKSRWFYEANEGQFAADDAIRAKVRELIEGLDTDEDKIAALQHWVADNVRYYGTSRGPCEGFTIHRSVETFQDRGGVCKDKAGMLVTMLRVAGFDAYAALTMAGSRVEAIPADQFNHTVTILRKKDGTFMILDPTWVPLSREFWSSREAEQHLVYGTPEGQPLTQSPYFEPEYNRLETQAESIILDNGELESRIVMNMHGYPCTYLRRSVERYPEDRQRAAFERALNIAPNARLVSLDHTDPYDYTEDSKVDMTVAADRYALGDAGTHMFRLPLMSHPLADFFLSDVVEPLDKPERTYGLRMRATRLVRYDETIKLPPGWKVEHVPDAVKMDGPAASISFEATPGNGELHYRFELALKKHIIGPEEYPALRKALKAMHAISDDWVLCSSGGGDEPSAKTASVIEEGKVRHE